The following coding sequences are from one Paenibacillus sp. FSL R5-0912 window:
- a CDS encoding thioredoxin family protein, whose translation MDKISSPAEFQVSIQSPRLTVAVFKADWCSDCKFMDPFMPDVELKYSDRLTLVEVDVDAVGDVSQEQNILGIPSFVAYTDGRELVRFVNKLRKSREEIENFLNTALDVYLSIHK comes from the coding sequence ATGGACAAAATTAGTTCTCCTGCTGAGTTTCAGGTGTCAATACAATCTCCGCGCTTAACGGTGGCGGTATTCAAGGCGGATTGGTGCTCGGATTGCAAATTCATGGATCCGTTTATGCCGGATGTGGAACTGAAATATAGTGACCGCCTCACACTCGTTGAAGTGGATGTCGATGCCGTAGGCGACGTCAGCCAGGAACAGAATATTCTGGGCATTCCGAGCTTTGTCGCGTATACCGATGGACGGGAACTGGTCAGATTCGTGAATAAGCTTCGTAAGTCCCGTGAGGAAATTGAGAATTTCCTGAATACGGCGCTGGATGTATACCTTAGCATCCACAAGTAA
- a CDS encoding putative polysaccharide biosynthesis protein, whose product MSNKKESFVKGTLILAAAALVARILGLAQRVPLEHLFNDIGNASFTQANNVYLLLLPLATAGIPSTLSKMVSERYALNRPHEAQQVYRAALIFAAVVGVVMSTILYIAAPYYAEYTKVPESTLAIRAIAPALLLFPAIAMMRGYFQGRNNMMAGGISQIIEQIARVSTAILLAFILLRQGYSNTWMAAGASFGSVLGSVGAFGVMLYYAMKMRRSEEQIALYESNEARLPLLGIYKDIFKLSIPIVLSSITVPVVNFIDTSFIVPLLSGRIGMEEATRALGIFGSRAQSIAGIPPVLSIALSTSLIPIISAAYARKDEQHLKRQVTLAMRISILTGTPIVLSLVVAAYSVNGLIFSSLDGSGIVAMLTLGTIFQITMMTTNSILLGMGKSRISMYYVLIGIIVKFASNFLFSQLFGIYGIIGSTALCFIVITLLNLRMLKKIIPFEILGKRWGGFSIAVLASAGIGYGLNEAGIMLTHLMPARLAFLITCLVVGTAVVIIYLVLLIVLGVLSSQEIAGYPRPLRKLLNPLMKLQPAHVRANE is encoded by the coding sequence TTGTCCAATAAGAAAGAATCTTTTGTTAAAGGCACGCTTATTCTGGCTGCGGCCGCACTTGTGGCCCGCATCCTTGGACTTGCCCAGCGGGTGCCGCTGGAACATCTATTCAATGATATAGGGAATGCATCCTTTACTCAGGCTAACAATGTGTATCTGCTGCTCCTTCCGCTGGCGACCGCAGGAATACCCAGCACGCTGAGCAAAATGGTATCAGAGCGTTATGCTCTGAACCGTCCGCATGAAGCACAGCAGGTATACCGTGCCGCCCTTATCTTTGCAGCTGTTGTAGGTGTTGTAATGAGTACAATACTGTACATAGCCGCTCCGTATTATGCGGAGTACACCAAAGTTCCTGAGAGTACGCTGGCCATCCGGGCGATTGCCCCGGCGCTGCTGCTGTTCCCCGCAATCGCGATGATGCGCGGTTATTTCCAGGGGCGCAATAATATGATGGCCGGAGGTATCTCACAGATTATTGAGCAGATTGCCCGGGTATCGACGGCAATTCTGCTGGCTTTTATTCTGCTGCGCCAAGGCTACAGCAACACATGGATGGCTGCAGGCGCTTCTTTCGGCAGTGTGCTCGGGAGTGTCGGCGCTTTCGGTGTTATGCTGTATTACGCGATGAAGATGCGCCGCAGCGAGGAGCAGATTGCTCTTTATGAATCGAATGAGGCACGCCTTCCGTTACTTGGAATATATAAAGATATTTTCAAACTGTCCATTCCAATTGTATTATCTTCGATCACAGTACCTGTTGTGAACTTTATCGATACTTCCTTTATTGTACCGCTGCTCAGCGGCCGGATCGGAATGGAGGAAGCTACCCGGGCCCTGGGGATATTCGGCAGCCGTGCACAGAGTATAGCGGGTATCCCGCCGGTGTTGTCTATCGCGCTTAGTACGTCGCTCATTCCGATTATTTCAGCGGCGTACGCCCGCAAAGATGAACAGCATCTGAAACGCCAGGTTACCCTGGCTATGCGTATTTCCATTCTTACCGGCACACCAATTGTACTCTCTCTCGTTGTGGCGGCATATTCAGTCAATGGACTGATCTTCAGCAGTCTGGACGGCAGCGGGATTGTAGCGATGCTGACGCTGGGGACTATTTTTCAAATCACTATGATGACTACGAACTCTATTCTGCTTGGGATGGGTAAGTCGCGGATTTCGATGTATTACGTGCTTATCGGGATTATCGTGAAGTTCGCTTCCAACTTCCTGTTCAGCCAGCTATTCGGCATCTATGGCATCATCGGCTCTACGGCCCTGTGCTTCATTGTCATTACGCTGCTTAATCTGCGGATGCTCAAAAAGATCATTCCCTTCGAAATTCTCGGCAAACGCTGGGGCGGATTCTCAATCGCTGTACTCGCATCGGCCGGGATCGGCTATGGCCTCAATGAAGCGGGGATTATGCTGACTCATCTGATGCCGGCAAGACTGGCATTCCTGATTACATGTCTGGTGGTTGGAACTGCCGTGGTTATCATTTATCTGGTACTGTTGATTGTTCTGGGCGTACTGAGCAGCCAGGAAATCGCAGGTTACCCGCGTCCGCTGCGCAAACTGCTGAATCCTCTAATGAAGCTGCAGCCGGCGCATGTGCGTGCAAACGAATAA
- a CDS encoding DUF456 domain-containing protein yields MTILGWILIIALFAVGLAGAVYPILPGALAIYLAFFVYGWFFSFDPFGPWFWIAQTLIVVVLFVADYVVGAWGVKKFGGSRASVIGSTIGLIIGPFLIPAFGLLIGPFLGAFVGELIAGSKPGKAVKVSFGSLLGLFSSTVVKIILQIVMVVLFFIWIGRY; encoded by the coding sequence TTGACGATCCTGGGTTGGATTCTGATCATTGCTTTGTTTGCAGTAGGGCTGGCAGGAGCGGTATATCCAATCCTGCCGGGCGCGCTGGCGATTTATCTGGCCTTCTTCGTATACGGCTGGTTCTTTTCCTTCGACCCCTTCGGTCCCTGGTTCTGGATTGCCCAGACATTGATTGTGGTGGTTCTGTTCGTTGCCGATTATGTAGTCGGGGCCTGGGGTGTCAAAAAGTTCGGCGGCTCACGGGCGTCCGTCATCGGCAGCACGATCGGCTTGATTATTGGCCCCTTTCTTATTCCGGCCTTTGGTCTGCTGATCGGCCCGTTCCTCGGGGCCTTTGTCGGTGAACTGATTGCAGGCTCTAAGCCGGGTAAGGCGGTCAAGGTCAGCTTCGGCTCCTTGCTGGGGCTATTCAGCAGTACCGTAGTCAAAATTATTCTGCAAATTGTTATGGTTGTCCTCTTCTTTATCTGGATCGGACGGTATTAA
- a CDS encoding Cof-type HAD-IIB family hydrolase: MTAKYRLLALDMDGTLLNDEQKITPKTVEWIKKAMNAGVHVCLSTGRSSRSAMPYAVQLGLETPMIMVNGSEVWRAPGELYRRSLMDVELVKQMHKIAEEFDIWFWAYSVDEVYNRDTWDGEIDSREWLKFGYSTEDNNIRHKLLMRLQELGGLEITNSSPFNLEINPLGVNKASGILEVCKLLGINMSQVVAVGDSLNDLAAIQQAGFGVAMGNAQETVKQEADAVVATNNNDGIAEVIEKYILSEAGTSAGRISKQA, translated from the coding sequence ATGACTGCCAAATACCGCCTGCTTGCATTGGATATGGATGGAACCCTACTGAATGATGAACAGAAAATTACCCCCAAAACGGTGGAATGGATCAAAAAAGCGATGAATGCCGGCGTACATGTCTGCCTGTCTACCGGACGTTCGTCCCGGAGTGCGATGCCTTATGCCGTACAGCTTGGCCTGGAGACCCCGATGATTATGGTAAACGGAAGTGAAGTATGGCGCGCACCGGGGGAGCTGTACCGCCGGTCCCTGATGGATGTGGAACTGGTCAAACAGATGCATAAGATTGCCGAAGAGTTCGATATCTGGTTCTGGGCATATTCGGTGGATGAAGTATACAACCGCGACACCTGGGACGGCGAAATTGACAGCAGGGAATGGCTGAAGTTCGGTTATTCTACCGAGGATAATAATATCCGCCATAAGCTGCTGATGCGTCTGCAGGAGCTGGGCGGGCTGGAGATCACGAATTCCTCGCCGTTCAATCTGGAGATTAATCCGCTTGGCGTTAACAAGGCATCCGGCATTCTGGAAGTCTGCAAGCTTCTCGGCATTAACATGTCCCAGGTTGTGGCCGTCGGCGACAGTCTGAATGATCTGGCGGCCATCCAGCAGGCCGGATTCGGCGTAGCGATGGGCAATGCCCAGGAGACCGTTAAGCAGGAAGCCGATGCTGTTGTGGCTACGAATAATAATGACGGGATCGCGGAAGTGATCGAGAAGTATATTCTGTCGGAGGCCGGAACCTCGGCTGGTAGAATTTCTAAGCAGGCTTAG